One window of the bacterium genome contains the following:
- a CDS encoding M14 family zinc carboxypeptidase: protein MKLQRALPFRLFLSFLLVALVSSLASAQCLDVCYHTRAKVDSFIADLVAYDAAHFHIAHVDTIGWSRGDQLGVRYPLYAIKISDHPDQFEDEPTALIVGHIHAEEVIGLETMINYVWRLDSLYGLYRTLINNTQLYFVPTINPDGLEVISRNWDCTYRKNGYVPPQLDTCIVVNGMGQDSCGVDLNRQSNLNWIYGDSLWYPTALERFDYFRGAGPFSEPEAQALRDLSVQIKPTISAVFHSSRAGGNAERSIAAWNWEETTDGPAKSSPDCTAIGFLNNLYCDASNFGIRYHAAFHSKRNGELQDWFYRELGTIQFNTELGPPVNIQPHCDTLAVLVNQDRVALNWLLERLLNLGHLTQPPVTIHTFSGPDNSTPISAEWRYLNTWKAILNPWYTNEQFGSATTLLATPGTASFMARKEGFLPDTQTVTVYPNDPQSVNLHLTPLPWHTLNLALYDAASNRISGRVYLDAEFPHWVSVPAEGTSISLPEGSFRATAIGDGIDHMVLFRTFYLGGDETQEFHLPGSSTRMAESFESGLNGWTAGGAGNPWRTENDTTGLGFGASLCNAPTGYRAQYANNLNATLTYALPIALSSDTNNVAALTFWRRGRLDMPADSFFAEVLSDADTTWHTVAGYSDLEIPWTQSWANLTPYMGHTIQFRFRFKTDGVLGDLGLHIDDVQITTGMDAAAPVRPSVISYSYRITGSYPNPFNPSTTVSYEVAAPGLVKLVLFNTLGQEVRRYEVNAPAAGPQRLTWDGLSAAGSPVGSGLYFVQLQACGSISTHKLLLLR from the coding sequence ATGAAATTGCAACGTGCTTTGCCTTTCAGGCTGTTCTTATCTTTTCTGCTGGTCGCCCTGGTATCATCTCTGGCCTCAGCCCAGTGTCTCGATGTGTGCTATCACACGAGGGCCAAGGTCGACAGCTTCATCGCGGACCTTGTGGCCTATGACGCCGCGCATTTTCATATCGCCCATGTGGACACGATCGGCTGGTCGCGCGGTGATCAACTGGGTGTGCGTTATCCGCTCTATGCCATCAAGATTTCCGATCATCCCGACCAGTTCGAGGACGAACCCACGGCGCTGATTGTTGGCCATATACATGCCGAGGAAGTCATTGGTCTCGAAACCATGATTAACTACGTCTGGCGGCTGGACTCCCTGTATGGCCTCTACCGCACTCTGATCAACAACACGCAGCTCTATTTCGTGCCGACGATTAACCCCGATGGTCTTGAGGTCATCTCACGTAACTGGGATTGCACGTACCGCAAAAACGGGTACGTGCCGCCGCAACTGGACACCTGTATTGTCGTCAACGGCATGGGGCAGGACTCCTGCGGTGTGGACCTGAACCGTCAGTCGAACCTCAATTGGATTTACGGCGATTCCCTCTGGTACCCGACAGCCCTCGAACGCTTCGATTACTTTCGTGGTGCCGGACCGTTCTCCGAGCCGGAAGCCCAGGCGCTGCGTGATCTGTCCGTGCAAATCAAGCCGACCATTTCCGCTGTCTTTCACAGCTCCCGGGCTGGCGGCAACGCCGAACGCAGTATCGCCGCCTGGAATTGGGAAGAAACAACCGACGGCCCCGCCAAATCGTCTCCCGACTGTACGGCCATCGGCTTCCTGAATAACCTGTATTGCGACGCATCCAATTTCGGAATCCGCTATCATGCGGCTTTCCACTCAAAGCGCAACGGCGAGTTGCAGGATTGGTTCTACCGGGAGCTCGGCACAATTCAGTTCAACACCGAATTGGGCCCGCCGGTTAATATCCAACCGCACTGCGACACACTGGCCGTACTGGTCAATCAGGACCGCGTCGCGCTGAATTGGCTGTTGGAGCGCTTGCTGAATCTGGGCCATCTGACTCAGCCGCCCGTCACCATCCACACCTTTTCCGGTCCTGACAACTCGACGCCGATCTCCGCCGAGTGGCGCTATTTGAATACGTGGAAAGCCATCCTGAATCCATGGTACACCAATGAGCAGTTCGGCAGCGCCACGACTTTGCTGGCTACGCCGGGCACGGCAAGCTTCATGGCCCGTAAAGAGGGTTTTCTTCCCGACACGCAGACGGTTACCGTCTACCCCAATGACCCGCAATCCGTCAATTTGCATTTGACTCCCCTGCCGTGGCATACGCTGAATCTGGCGCTGTACGATGCCGCAAGCAATCGCATCTCCGGCCGGGTGTACCTTGACGCCGAATTCCCGCATTGGGTGAGTGTTCCGGCCGAAGGAACTTCTATCAGCCTGCCCGAAGGCAGCTTCCGGGCGACAGCCATTGGCGACGGTATCGACCATATGGTCTTGTTCCGCACTTTCTACCTCGGCGGTGATGAGACACAGGAATTCCATCTGCCGGGCAGCAGTACCCGGATGGCTGAATCGTTCGAAAGCGGTTTGAATGGATGGACGGCCGGTGGCGCAGGTAATCCGTGGCGCACCGAGAACGACACCACCGGGCTGGGGTTCGGCGCATCGCTGTGCAATGCTCCCACCGGTTATCGCGCCCAGTATGCGAATAACCTTAATGCCACGCTGACCTATGCCCTGCCCATCGCACTAAGTTCGGACACCAACAATGTGGCGGCGCTGACTTTCTGGCGGCGAGGCCGCCTGGATATGCCCGCCGACAGTTTCTTTGCAGAAGTCCTTTCCGACGCGGACACCACATGGCACACCGTTGCCGGTTATAGTGATCTCGAGATTCCCTGGACCCAATCCTGGGCAAACCTGACACCCTACATGGGCCACACAATCCAGTTCCGTTTCCGCTTCAAGACGGACGGTGTTCTGGGCGATCTCGGCCTGCATATCGACGATGTGCAAATTACCACGGGCATGGATGCCGCCGCTCCGGTGCGGCCTTCCGTGATCAGCTACAGCTATCGCATTACCGGTTCTTACCCCAATCCCTTCAACCCGTCCACCACGGTCAGCTATGAAGTGGCCGCGCCGGGACTGGTGAAGCTGGTGCTGTTTAACACCCTCGGTCAGGAAGTCCGCCGCTACGAAGTCAATGCTCCTGCCGCTGGACCGCAGCGCCTGACATGGGATGGTCTCTCGGCTGCCGGTTCGCCTGTAGGCTCAGGCCTCTACTTTGTGCAGCTCCAAGCCTGCGGCAGCATCTCCACCCACAAATTGCTTCTGTTGCGATAG
- the ybgF gene encoding tol-pal system protein YbgF: MAYFLDQRFGGKLRLSAGRLTGLFLLGALVLLAGCASRKQALLLQEDTAYIRASVDSVKQQQALQQRTLDSLRAQMLAMSTNSEYGSSALRERMERITAQFDQLVTRLNRTLAPLEEYLRRQVPADTGKAGAGGGMGTDYFDAAQRDLTMGNYDLAEVGFLQFLENYPTSDLADDARYGLAETYYTRKRYDEAIQEYQQVLTKDPKSAKAPASMLKIGLCYRNEGNNREARKVWQSLITKYPFADEAKAAQQRLDEIKGKK; the protein is encoded by the coding sequence ATGGCCTATTTTCTCGATCAGCGGTTCGGCGGAAAGCTCCGGCTTTCCGCCGGCCGCCTGACGGGCCTCTTCCTGCTGGGCGCTCTGGTCCTTCTGGCCGGTTGCGCCTCCCGCAAGCAAGCACTCCTATTGCAGGAAGATACCGCCTACATCCGCGCCAGCGTGGATTCCGTTAAACAGCAGCAGGCTCTTCAGCAGCGGACCCTCGATTCCCTGCGGGCACAGATGCTTGCGATGAGCACCAATTCCGAGTATGGTTCCAGCGCTCTGCGGGAGCGGATGGAACGGATTACCGCGCAGTTCGATCAACTGGTCACCCGGTTGAACCGGACGCTGGCGCCGTTGGAAGAATATCTGCGGCGGCAAGTGCCGGCGGACACGGGCAAGGCCGGAGCCGGCGGCGGCATGGGCACGGACTATTTCGATGCGGCGCAGCGCGACCTGACCATGGGCAACTATGATCTGGCGGAAGTGGGATTCCTGCAATTCCTCGAGAACTATCCGACCAGCGATCTGGCGGACGATGCCCGCTATGGATTGGCTGAGACGTATTATACCCGCAAGCGGTATGATGAAGCGATTCAGGAATACCAGCAGGTGTTGACCAAGGATCCGAAGAGCGCCAAGGCTCCCGCGTCCATGCTCAAGATCGGCCTGTGCTACCGCAATGAGGGCAACAACCGTGAAGCCCGCAAGGTGTGGCAGAGTCTGATCACCAAATATCCCTTTGCCGACGAAGCCAAGGCGGCACAGCAGCGGCTGGACGAGATCAAAGGTAAGAAGTGA
- the pal gene encoding peptidoglycan-associated lipoprotein Pal, translating to MTKQFRNRALPIVAVLIIALAFAATGCKKHAPKEAPPPPPPPKVETVTPPPPPPDTTGQAEREMRAAMEADRGRIQSVYFDFDKSDIRADQRTSVSTDADIFRKWTQWQVVVEGNCDERGTAEYNLALGERRATAGKNALVAAGVDAARVSTVSYGKERPTDPGHTEAAWSKNRRDDFKVK from the coding sequence ATGACAAAGCAATTCCGAAATCGTGCACTGCCCATCGTGGCAGTTCTGATCATCGCCCTGGCGTTCGCCGCCACGGGCTGCAAGAAGCATGCGCCGAAGGAAGCCCCGCCTCCTCCCCCGCCGCCGAAGGTTGAGACCGTAACCCCGCCGCCGCCGCCGCCGGACACGACAGGTCAGGCCGAGCGCGAGATGCGGGCCGCCATGGAAGCTGACAGAGGCCGTATCCAGTCCGTTTATTTCGATTTTGACAAGAGCGACATCCGCGCCGACCAGCGTACGTCGGTCTCCACGGATGCAGACATTTTCCGCAAGTGGACGCAGTGGCAGGTTGTCGTTGAAGGCAACTGCGATGAGCGTGGCACCGCGGAGTACAACCTTGCGCTGGGCGAGCGTCGTGCGACAGCCGGCAAGAACGCCCTCGTCGCCGCCGGTGTAGATGCAGCTCGCGTCAGCACCGTCAGCTACGGCAAGGAACGCCCGACCGATCCGGGTCACACTGAAGCGGCATGGTCCAAGAACCGCCGCGACGATTTCAAGGTTAAATAG
- the argF gene encoding ornithine carbamoyltransferase — protein MSSSISRLNTDGTRMHRDFLTELDFNREEVIETLSLARELKEADDHPDSNALNRQTWGLIFHKPSLRTRISFEVAVNQLGGHHIYLTDSEIQLGKRETIADAARVLSRYLDGIIIRTFKQSDVEELAKYADVPVINALTDLLHPCQIMSDILTIYEKLGRFEGFKLVYIGDGNNMTNSWLNLSTLLGFELVVATSPDTLPDMRIFEAAKKAGRSRVSISHDPQEAVRGANIIYTDVWASMGQKDQAAAKEKALQAFQVNQALVSKADKDCLVMHCLPAERGREITDEVMEGPHSVVFDEAENRLHMQKAIILRLLEA, from the coding sequence ATGTCTTCATCAATTTCCCGCCTGAATACCGATGGAACGCGAATGCACCGCGACTTTTTGACCGAACTGGACTTTAATCGTGAAGAGGTTATCGAAACACTCTCTCTTGCACGGGAGTTAAAAGAGGCGGACGATCATCCCGATTCCAATGCGCTGAACCGCCAGACGTGGGGATTGATCTTCCACAAGCCCAGCCTCCGCACCCGAATCTCTTTCGAAGTCGCGGTCAACCAGTTGGGCGGCCATCATATCTACTTGACAGACAGTGAGATACAGCTCGGCAAGCGCGAGACAATCGCCGACGCCGCGCGGGTACTCTCCCGCTACCTCGATGGGATCATCATCCGCACCTTTAAACAGTCTGACGTTGAAGAACTGGCCAAGTATGCAGATGTCCCGGTCATCAATGCTTTGACGGATCTGCTGCATCCTTGCCAGATTATGTCGGACATTTTAACAATTTACGAAAAGCTGGGCCGCTTCGAAGGCTTTAAGCTGGTGTACATTGGCGATGGAAACAACATGACCAACTCTTGGTTAAACCTTTCCACCCTCTTAGGTTTCGAATTGGTGGTAGCGACTTCCCCTGACACCCTGCCCGATATGCGGATTTTCGAAGCGGCTAAGAAGGCGGGACGGTCGCGGGTTTCGATCTCCCATGATCCGCAGGAAGCTGTCCGCGGCGCAAACATCATCTACACCGATGTCTGGGCGTCGATGGGGCAGAAGGATCAGGCGGCGGCCAAGGAGAAGGCCCTGCAGGCGTTTCAGGTGAATCAGGCGCTGGTCTCCAAGGCGGATAAAGATTGTCTGGTCATGCACTGCTTGCCGGCTGAACGTGGCCGCGAAATCACCGATGAGGTGATGGAAGGCCCGCACAGCGTCGTCTTTGATGAAGCGGAAAACCGTCTGCATATGCAGAAGGCCATCATCCTTCGACTGCTCGAAGCCTGA
- the eno gene encoding phosphopyruvate hydratase, which yields MTEITDVFAREILDSRGNPTVEVEIVLAGGAMGRASVPSGASTGDSEALELRDGDESRYLGKGVLDSAVKNVNTKIADELVGQDAIYQQSIDTMLINLDGTDNKSKLGANAILACSLAVAKAAAEAVELPLYQYLGGVSAKILPVPFMNVINGGAHADNPLDFQEFMIVPRGFPTYSDGLRAGVETFHNLKKVLKKAGHSTNVGDEGGFAPNIKSHQEAIEVIMKAIEQAGYRPGDEIYIALDCAASEFYDAKTGKYNLACEGKLLDAAEMTDYYADLLNRYPIISIEDGLSEHDWDGWKLLTNKLGKRVQLVGDDLFVTNVTLLQQGIEKGVANSILVKLNQIGSLSETLDTVDLARRSGYTQIISHRSGETEDTTIADLAVATGCGMIKTGSASRTDRIAKYNQLLRIEEELGDDSIYFGAMWK from the coding sequence ATGACGGAAATCACTGATGTCTTCGCCCGCGAAATCCTCGATTCACGCGGCAACCCGACCGTAGAAGTAGAAATCGTCCTTGCGGGCGGGGCCATGGGCCGTGCCTCTGTGCCCTCTGGCGCCTCCACTGGCGATAGTGAAGCCCTTGAACTGCGCGACGGCGACGAATCCCGTTACCTCGGCAAGGGAGTGCTGGACAGCGCGGTTAAGAATGTCAATACCAAGATCGCCGATGAGCTGGTTGGCCAGGACGCCATCTATCAGCAGTCCATTGACACCATGCTGATCAATCTCGACGGCACGGACAATAAGTCCAAGCTGGGTGCCAATGCCATCTTGGCGTGCAGCCTCGCCGTTGCCAAGGCAGCCGCCGAAGCCGTGGAACTTCCTCTTTACCAATATCTTGGCGGTGTGTCGGCGAAGATCCTGCCGGTGCCCTTCATGAACGTCATCAACGGCGGTGCCCATGCGGACAACCCGCTCGACTTTCAGGAGTTCATGATCGTCCCCCGCGGCTTCCCCACCTATTCGGATGGCCTCCGCGCCGGTGTCGAGACCTTCCATAACCTGAAAAAGGTGTTGAAGAAGGCCGGACATTCCACCAATGTGGGCGATGAAGGCGGCTTTGCCCCCAACATCAAATCCCATCAGGAAGCTATCGAAGTCATCATGAAGGCCATTGAACAGGCGGGCTACCGCCCCGGCGACGAGATCTATATCGCACTGGACTGCGCGGCCTCTGAATTCTATGATGCCAAGACCGGCAAGTACAACCTCGCCTGTGAAGGCAAGTTGCTGGATGCTGCCGAGATGACCGACTATTACGCCGACCTACTGAACAGATACCCCATCATCTCCATCGAAGACGGCCTGTCCGAGCACGATTGGGATGGCTGGAAACTGCTCACCAACAAACTCGGCAAGCGGGTACAACTCGTCGGCGATGACCTGTTCGTCACCAACGTGACGCTTCTGCAGCAGGGCATCGAGAAGGGCGTGGCCAACTCGATTCTCGTCAAGCTGAATCAGATCGGTTCCCTCTCCGAGACTCTGGACACAGTCGATCTGGCCCGCCGTTCAGGCTACACGCAGATCATCTCCCATCGCTCCGGCGAGACCGAAGACACCACCATTGCCGATCTGGCCGTGGCCACCGGCTGCGGTATGATCAAAACCGGCAGCGCATCCCGCACGGACCGCATTGCCAAGTACAACCAGCTTCTGCGCATCGAAGAAGAACTCGGCGACGACTCCATCTACTTCGGCGCCATGTGGAAATAG
- a CDS encoding septum formation initiator family protein yields the protein MSAKVVKRRWFLRPIPILVMVAVIGVTAWFSAGKEGLWASYKLFQTREQQMKQIRQLEARKKQLAEYLAALKAGDEVAMERAARELNLAASNETIYNIQVEPTKR from the coding sequence ATGTCTGCCAAGGTCGTTAAGCGCCGCTGGTTTTTGCGGCCCATTCCCATTCTGGTCATGGTCGCGGTCATCGGCGTGACGGCCTGGTTCAGTGCCGGGAAAGAGGGCCTGTGGGCCAGCTATAAGCTGTTTCAGACGCGCGAGCAACAGATGAAGCAGATCCGGCAGCTTGAAGCCCGCAAGAAACAGCTTGCCGAATATCTGGCCGCTCTGAAAGCCGGCGATGAAGTCGCGATGGAGCGCGCCGCGCGAGAACTGAACCTTGCCGCGTCCAACGAGACCATCTACAACATTCAAGTCGAACCGACAAAGCGGTAA
- a CDS encoding DUF2007 domain-containing protein, whose translation MAEQHDPTQTWKPLPPLKGGVFVSMVTEVLDKENIPNMVKTDLESGGLGMIMGTEPLGDPWKIFVPESDFDRALEVYNSLMGDEGGSETEPSE comes from the coding sequence ATGGCAGAGCAACACGACCCGACCCAAACTTGGAAACCGCTCCCGCCCCTCAAGGGTGGCGTGTTCGTTTCGATGGTCACGGAAGTTCTCGACAAAGAGAACATCCCCAATATGGTTAAGACCGATCTCGAGTCCGGCGGCCTTGGCATGATCATGGGCACCGAACCCCTCGGCGACCCGTGGAAGATCTTCGTCCCCGAGTCCGACTTTGACCGCGCCCTCGAAGTCTACAACTCCCTGATGGGCGACGAAGGCGGCTCCGAAACTGAACCATCTGAATAA
- a CDS encoding AI-2E family transporter — protein sequence MAMIEGMPPVVENGADVQKHQRSFIISLTVVLLVVFLIMVRDLLIGVILGIMLWTMTRKGYQRILKRVRKPGGAAGLALLGTLLVIIIPITILLALAAADASTMADTLQKWFEPSRQLLQQQLDILSRGNSLAIFGYEFSAQDIAQRIEALSGQVGTLLITVLQKAAGGIFHGGLLLFVTLYTLYFFYVDGPAFIGWLKRMLPLHPDQSERLIHDFLATAESSLTTLVVIGAVQGTLGGLGFWAVGVPSPFFWGVMIAFASAIPAVGAQIILIPAAVIVMLVGHLWLGIGLLAWGWGVIGHVDNVLRPYLVKRAINLHQLLVLISTLGGIAMFGFWGVILGPVIASLLKATLDMYAEIYKKAPPEDKANSVQQI from the coding sequence ATGGCGATGATTGAAGGCATGCCGCCGGTGGTTGAGAACGGCGCCGACGTCCAGAAGCACCAGCGGTCGTTTATCATTTCGCTGACGGTTGTGCTGCTGGTCGTGTTTCTGATCATGGTGCGCGATCTTCTGATCGGCGTCATCCTTGGCATCATGCTTTGGACTATGACCCGCAAGGGGTATCAGCGGATCCTCAAGCGCGTGCGCAAGCCCGGCGGGGCAGCAGGCCTGGCGCTGCTCGGCACGCTGCTGGTGATCATCATCCCGATCACGATTCTGCTGGCACTGGCGGCGGCGGATGCGTCGACGATGGCCGACACTCTGCAGAAGTGGTTCGAGCCGTCGCGGCAGCTTTTGCAGCAGCAACTGGACATACTGAGCCGGGGAAACAGCCTGGCGATTTTCGGGTATGAATTCTCCGCGCAGGATATTGCACAGAGAATCGAGGCCTTGTCCGGACAGGTCGGCACATTGCTGATCACAGTTCTGCAGAAGGCGGCTGGAGGAATTTTTCACGGTGGACTGCTGCTGTTTGTCACGCTGTACACTCTGTATTTCTTTTATGTGGATGGACCCGCGTTTATCGGGTGGCTCAAGCGGATGCTGCCGCTCCATCCGGATCAGTCGGAGCGGCTGATTCACGATTTTTTGGCAACGGCGGAGAGTTCGCTGACGACGCTGGTCGTGATTGGCGCAGTGCAGGGGACACTGGGAGGACTTGGATTCTGGGCGGTGGGAGTTCCTTCGCCCTTTTTCTGGGGTGTGATGATCGCGTTCGCATCGGCGATTCCGGCGGTGGGGGCGCAGATTATTCTGATTCCCGCGGCGGTGATTGTCATGCTGGTGGGGCATTTGTGGCTGGGGATCGGACTGCTGGCCTGGGGCTGGGGCGTGATTGGCCATGTGGATAATGTGTTGCGGCCCTATCTGGTGAAGCGGGCGATCAATCTGCATCAATTGCTTGTGCTCATCAGCACGCTGGGGGGTATTGCCATGTTCGGCTTCTGGGGGGTAATCCTCGGTCCGGTCATCGCGTCGCTGCTCAAGGCAACGCTTGATATGTATGCGGAGATTTACAAGAAAGCCCCACCGGAAGACAAGGCCAATTCTGTGCAGCAGATATAG
- a CDS encoding outer membrane protein transport protein: MKSTFIAGLLLLLIVPLAFAQGSIPERLLLSTGQYVGTGARPLGMGGTYTGIADDYTAAWWNPAGLAQVKRIELQGSLSRTGYSNSTNYFGGTRTGSTSGIRLNNAGLVFPVPVYQGALSFAFGYNQLTSFDRRTRIVSQTAGSYWDNFDELEGGRLGMWSFDGAMDVSPNLALGLGLNYFSGSDDYSLTGSYTVSGTPYYSQQQINTSLSGWGANFGALLRLGRYGRAGLMIQTPVIFNLSEDHAIDSSSGSFDYKMYYPAVFRLGGSFAPGRWLLAADVEYRDWTSLEFRSDTPFEGVTQAEANQQIKDTYQGTTRLSVGGEYLFPAYGLRARAGYAFEPSAYQKAGSKADRNLFSLGLGILVDKSVMFDAAVQFTNYTENITPGLTEKIKANNALLTVSYRM, encoded by the coding sequence ATGAAGAGCACATTCATCGCGGGACTTCTGCTTCTGCTGATCGTGCCGCTGGCCTTTGCTCAAGGATCCATTCCTGAGCGGCTGCTGCTGAGCACGGGACAATACGTGGGAACGGGCGCGCGCCCGTTGGGAATGGGTGGCACCTACACCGGCATTGCCGATGATTACACCGCGGCCTGGTGGAATCCGGCCGGCCTGGCGCAGGTCAAACGCATCGAACTGCAAGGCTCGCTCTCCCGCACAGGCTACAGCAACAGCACCAACTATTTCGGCGGAACCCGCACAGGCTCAACCAGCGGTATCCGTCTGAACAATGCCGGTCTGGTGTTTCCTGTGCCCGTCTATCAGGGAGCGCTCAGCTTTGCCTTCGGTTACAATCAATTGACATCCTTCGACCGCCGCACCCGCATCGTCTCCCAAACGGCAGGCTCCTACTGGGACAACTTCGATGAACTCGAAGGGGGCCGCCTCGGCATGTGGAGCTTCGATGGCGCCATGGATGTCTCGCCCAATCTGGCGCTGGGACTCGGCCTGAACTACTTCAGCGGTTCCGATGACTATTCTTTGACCGGCAGCTACACCGTCAGCGGGACGCCTTATTACAGCCAGCAGCAGATCAACACGTCGCTGTCCGGCTGGGGCGCCAACTTCGGCGCACTGCTCCGCCTGGGCCGCTATGGCCGCGCGGGCCTGATGATTCAGACTCCGGTGATCTTCAACCTGAGTGAAGATCACGCGATTGATTCATCCAGCGGCTCTTTCGATTACAAGATGTACTACCCGGCAGTCTTCCGCCTCGGCGGATCCTTCGCCCCGGGCCGCTGGCTGCTCGCCGCCGATGTCGAGTACCGTGACTGGACCTCGCTGGAATTCCGCAGTGATACTCCCTTTGAAGGTGTCACTCAGGCCGAAGCCAACCAGCAGATCAAGGACACCTATCAGGGTACCACCCGCCTGTCCGTCGGCGGAGAATATCTGTTCCCTGCCTACGGTCTGCGTGCCCGTGCGGGCTACGCCTTTGAACCGTCCGCCTACCAAAAGGCCGGCAGCAAGGCCGACCGCAATCTGTTCTCGTTGGGCCTTGGAATTCTGGTCGACAAGAGCGTGATGTTCGATGCCGCCGTACAGTTCACCAACTACACGGAAAACATCACCCCCGGTCTGACCGAGAAGATCAAAGCCAACAACGCCCTGCTGACGGTCAGCTATCGGATGTAA
- a CDS encoding HD domain-containing protein encodes MPSATPVTPQTSPPLSQVRQLPAGDKIIGFYLIQKIEVKPTRTGGQYLEMRLQDASGTMHAKMWDSFEEFVALAKAGDAIKLEAVVDRYRDVPDLKATRLRLATKEEVPDPTVFLPRSPISEEDARAQLQHLIGTVKNEHIKALLDAVFHDEAFMHRFLTAPAGKLWHHAVIGGLAEHTIGVTRAVECMCQFYPILNKDLAVTGGLLHDIGKIFELSSDAAIDYSAQGRLLGHVFMGAEFIERKIASLPDFPEDIRLHVIHMILSHQGELDYGSPVKPMTPEALAVHYFDELDSRLEAFRRIREQTPEGQPFSDYVKLMDRYFYLRSIDDDIQTEESK; translated from the coding sequence ATGCCTTCTGCTACTCCTGTCACTCCCCAAACGTCCCCGCCCCTCTCTCAAGTCCGCCAGTTGCCTGCCGGTGACAAAATCATCGGCTTTTATTTGATTCAGAAAATCGAAGTCAAACCCACCCGCACCGGCGGCCAGTATCTCGAAATGCGCCTGCAGGATGCATCCGGCACCATGCACGCCAAGATGTGGGATAGCTTCGAAGAGTTTGTCGCGCTGGCCAAGGCGGGTGATGCCATCAAGCTTGAAGCCGTCGTTGACCGTTACCGTGATGTGCCCGATCTCAAAGCCACACGCCTGCGCCTTGCCACCAAAGAAGAAGTCCCCGATCCCACCGTCTTTCTGCCGCGCTCACCTATCTCGGAAGAAGACGCCCGCGCACAGCTTCAGCATCTCATCGGCACCGTCAAAAATGAACACATCAAGGCGCTGCTCGACGCTGTGTTCCATGATGAAGCGTTTATGCACCGCTTCTTAACGGCGCCCGCCGGAAAGCTCTGGCACCATGCAGTCATCGGCGGCTTGGCCGAGCATACCATCGGCGTCACGCGCGCCGTCGAGTGCATGTGCCAGTTCTACCCGATCCTCAACAAGGATCTCGCCGTAACCGGCGGCCTGCTCCATGACATCGGCAAAATCTTCGAACTCTCCTCGGATGCCGCGATTGATTACAGCGCGCAGGGACGGCTGCTCGGGCATGTCTTTATGGGCGCGGAATTCATCGAGCGCAAAATCGCATCCCTTCCCGATTTTCCCGAGGACATCCGCCTGCATGTGATCCACATGATTCTCTCGCATCAGGGAGAACTCGACTACGGCTCGCCCGTCAAGCCCATGACTCCCGAAGCCCTCGCCGTGCATTACTTCGACGAGCTGGACAGCCGCCTCGAAGCCTTCCGCCGTATCCGCGAGCAGACTCCCGAAGGCCAACCCTTCTCCGATTATGTAAAACTCATGGACCGCTATTTCTATCTTCGTTCCATAGACGATGACATTCAAACCGAGGAAAGCAAATAA